One part of the Methylobacterium mesophilicum SR1.6/6 genome encodes these proteins:
- the bfr gene encoding bacterioferritin — MKGDTKVIEYLNRGLRSELTAVSQYWLHFRMLNDWGYIDLAKFWRKESIEEMNHADRFVDRILFLDGFPNLQELDPLRIGQNVQEIIECDLAAENEARRLYLEAAQYCDSINDRVSKILFEDLATDEEGHIDFLETQLELIKQIGLPLYAQKHIGGLEQIAPEKD; from the coding sequence ATGAAGGGCGACACCAAGGTCATCGAGTACCTCAACCGCGGGCTGCGCAGCGAGTTGACGGCCGTCAGCCAGTATTGGCTGCACTTTCGCATGCTCAATGACTGGGGCTACATCGACCTGGCCAAGTTCTGGCGCAAGGAATCGATCGAGGAGATGAACCACGCGGACCGGTTCGTCGACCGGATCCTGTTCCTCGACGGGTTCCCGAACCTCCAGGAACTCGACCCGCTGCGGATCGGCCAGAACGTCCAGGAAATCATCGAGTGCGATCTCGCCGCCGAGAACGAGGCGCGCCGCCTCTACCTTGAGGCTGCTCAGTACTGTGATTCGATCAATGATCGCGTCTCCAAGATCCTGTTCGAGGATCTGGCGACCGATGAGGAAGGCCATATCGACTTCCTCGAGACGCAACTGGAACTGATCAAGCAGATCGGCCTGCCGCTCTACGCGCAGAAGCACATCGGCGGGCTGGAACAGATCGCGCCCGAGAAGGACTGA
- a CDS encoding (2Fe-2S)-binding protein: MIVCSCNVISDGAVRGCLAPGPGCPRTPAQVYACLGCSPKCGRCARTIRSIMQSALGSVAGPLPAVEGSHACTTACASACSLVKFQTADEGVAA, translated from the coding sequence ATGATCGTCTGCTCTTGTAATGTCATATCGGATGGCGCGGTTCGCGGGTGTCTCGCGCCCGGACCGGGCTGCCCGCGCACCCCCGCCCAGGTCTACGCCTGCCTGGGATGCAGCCCGAAATGCGGGCGCTGCGCCCGCACCATCCGGTCCATCATGCAGAGCGCCCTTGGCTCGGTAGCTGGGCCGTTGCCGGCCGTCGAGGGCAGCCATGCCTGCACGACGGCTTGCGCCAGCGCCTGTAGTTTGGTGAAATTCCAAACTGCGGATGAGGGAGTCGCAGCCTGA
- the ruvA gene encoding Holliday junction branch migration protein RuvA has translation MIGKLKGVVDSFGEDFVILDVAGVGYIAHCSARTLQRMPKVGEPAELSIETHVREDMIRLYGFRSDAEREWFRLLQTVQGVGARVALGVLSVLEPEALAGAIATGDKGAISRAPGVGPRLAARLAAELKDKAPAFAPVDPALVALTGAVEEGAAPQPVADAVSALVNLGYPQVQAAAAIAAALKGAGEGAEAKVLIRLGLRELAR, from the coding sequence ATGATCGGCAAGCTCAAGGGCGTGGTGGACTCCTTCGGCGAGGATTTCGTGATCCTCGACGTGGCGGGGGTGGGCTACATTGCCCATTGCTCGGCGCGCACACTGCAGCGCATGCCCAAGGTCGGCGAACCGGCGGAGCTGTCGATCGAGACCCATGTCCGCGAGGACATGATCCGCCTCTACGGCTTCCGGTCGGACGCCGAGCGCGAATGGTTCCGGCTGCTCCAGACCGTCCAGGGCGTCGGCGCCCGCGTCGCCCTCGGGGTGCTGTCGGTCCTAGAGCCCGAAGCCCTGGCCGGCGCCATCGCGACGGGCGACAAGGGCGCGATCAGCCGTGCCCCCGGCGTCGGGCCCCGGCTCGCGGCCCGGCTGGCGGCCGAGCTGAAGGACAAGGCTCCGGCCTTCGCGCCCGTCGATCCCGCCCTCGTCGCCTTGACCGGCGCCGTGGAGGAGGGCGCGGCTCCGCAGCCGGTGGCGGATGCGGTCTCGGCGCTCGTGAATCTCGGCTACCCGCAGGTCCAGGCCGCCGCCGCTATCGCGGCCGCGCTCAAGGGCGCGGGGGAGGGTGCGGAGGCCAAGGTCCTGATCCGTCTGGGCCTGCGCGAACTCGCCCGCTGA
- a CDS encoding YceI family protein, translating into MRAPLLALIGLLSLGPAQAADDPAGKGVPVAPSADPTQVRPGAYVLDPDHGKVTWSVSHLGYSTYYGQFTGLTGTLTLDPKAPDKSRLEVSVPLGGVITGSARLNEHLAAPDFFDTAKFPNATFTATTVEPTSPTTARITGDLNLRGTVRPLAIDATFNQAGIHPVDQRYTVGFDGRAVIKRSEFGINAYLPHLGDEVTLRIEGEFKAAP; encoded by the coding sequence ATGCGCGCGCCACTTCTCGCCCTGATCGGCCTCCTCTCCTTGGGGCCGGCTCAGGCAGCCGACGATCCGGCCGGCAAGGGCGTGCCGGTCGCGCCGAGTGCCGATCCGACGCAGGTGCGCCCGGGTGCCTACGTGCTGGATCCGGATCACGGCAAGGTCACGTGGTCGGTCTCGCATCTCGGCTACTCGACCTATTACGGCCAGTTCACCGGCCTGACGGGAACGCTCACCCTCGATCCCAAGGCGCCGGACAAGAGCCGGCTTGAGGTGAGCGTGCCGCTCGGCGGTGTGATCACCGGCAGCGCGCGCCTCAACGAGCACCTCGCGGCGCCGGATTTCTTCGACACCGCGAAGTTCCCGAACGCCACCTTCACGGCCACGACGGTCGAGCCGACGAGCCCGACGACGGCGCGGATCACCGGCGACCTGAACCTGCGCGGCACCGTGCGGCCGCTCGCCATCGACGCGACCTTCAACCAAGCCGGCATCCACCCGGTCGACCAGCGCTACACCGTGGGCTTCGACGGGCGCGCCGTCATCAAGAGGTCGGAGTTCGGGATCAACGCCTATCTCCCCCATCTCGGCGACGAGGTGACCTTGCGCATCGAGGGCGAGTTCAAGGCTGCCCCGTAG
- the rplU gene encoding 50S ribosomal protein L21, which translates to MFAVIKTGGKQYRVAANDTITIASLAGEAGEAVTFGEVLLFADGAGATQVGAPTLSGISVTGEIVRHGRDKKVIAFKKRRRQNSRRKRGHRQDHTVVRITGISA; encoded by the coding sequence ATGTTCGCAGTCATCAAGACGGGCGGTAAGCAGTACCGCGTCGCCGCCAACGACACCATCACCATCGCCTCCCTGGCCGGCGAGGCCGGCGAGGCCGTGACCTTCGGCGAGGTCCTCCTGTTCGCCGACGGCGCGGGCGCGACCCAGGTCGGCGCACCGACCCTGTCGGGCATCAGCGTCACCGGCGAGATCGTGCGCCACGGACGCGACAAGAAGGTCATCGCCTTCAAGAAGCGCCGCCGGCAGAACTCGCGCCGCAAGCGCGGCCATCGGCAGGACCACACGGTCGTGCGCATCACCGGCATTTCGGCCTGA
- the rpmA gene encoding 50S ribosomal protein L27: MAHKKAGGSSRNGRDSEGRRLGVKKFGAESVIPGNIIVRQRGTKWHPGANVGMGKDHTLFALVPGHVRFETRRGRAFVAVTPLAEAAE, translated from the coding sequence ATGGCACACAAGAAGGCTGGCGGTTCGTCCCGCAACGGTCGCGACTCGGAAGGCCGGCGCCTCGGCGTCAAGAAGTTCGGCGCGGAATCGGTCATTCCGGGCAACATCATCGTGCGTCAGCGCGGCACCAAATGGCATCCCGGCGCCAATGTCGGCATGGGCAAGGACCACACGCTGTTCGCGCTGGTACCGGGCCATGTCCGCTTCGAGACGCGCCGCGGGCGCGCCTTCGTAGCCGTTACCCCGCTGGCCGAGGCCGCGGAATAA
- a CDS encoding GNAT family N-acetyltransferase, whose product MFPDLTRDDVFRIETRRLWLRWPTAKDRDAILKLAGDPSVAAMLARVPHPLPAPVVDAFLLQARAQNTAGSALTLALAPRAAPGSLIGVISIEAPADAPPELGYWLGRAYWGSGLMAEAVTALCHAFFAYTGGAELSASARTVNPASRRVLESCGFVPAGSAIRPFPARGEDLPVDLFRLDRRRWQRPSSEPAMTAAA is encoded by the coding sequence ATGTTCCCCGATCTGACCCGTGATGACGTTTTCCGGATCGAGACGCGGCGGCTGTGGCTGCGCTGGCCGACCGCGAAGGACAGGGACGCGATCCTGAAGCTGGCCGGCGACCCGTCGGTCGCCGCGATGCTGGCGCGGGTGCCGCACCCGCTCCCGGCCCCGGTCGTGGATGCGTTCCTGCTTCAGGCACGCGCGCAGAACACCGCCGGTTCGGCCCTCACGCTCGCCCTCGCGCCGCGGGCGGCGCCCGGCAGCCTCATCGGTGTCATCAGCATCGAGGCGCCGGCCGACGCGCCGCCGGAGCTCGGCTACTGGCTCGGGCGGGCCTACTGGGGAAGCGGCCTGATGGCCGAGGCCGTGACGGCCCTGTGCCACGCCTTCTTCGCCTATACCGGCGGCGCGGAACTCTCGGCGTCGGCCCGCACGGTCAACCCGGCGTCCCGGCGCGTTCTGGAGAGCTGCGGCTTCGTGCCGGCCGGCAGCGCGATCCGGCCCTTCCCGGCGCGCGGTGAGGATCTGCCGGTCGATCTCTTCCGCCTCGACCGGCGGCGCTGGCAGAGGCCGTCGTCCGAGCCGGCGATGACGGCAGCCGCCTGA
- the obgE gene encoding GTPase ObgE, whose protein sequence is MKFLDEAKVYVRSGDGGPGCVSFRREKFIEFGGPNGGDGGRGGDVWVECVEGLNTLIDYRYQQHFKARKGEHGMGSNCHGANGADAVLKVPAGTQIFAEDGETLLADLTEVGQKIRLAKGGNGGFGNAYFTTSTNRAPKHANPGQEGQEMWIWLRLKLIADAGLVGLPNAGKSTFLASVTAAKPKIADYPFTTLHPGLGVVRSDGREFVLADIPGLIEGAHEGVGLGDRFLAHVERCRVLLHLVDGTTEHAGKTYKLVRGEIEAYGNGLAEKPEVVALSKADALDAETLKSQVAKLKRAAGRAPLVLSSASRKGVPEALRALQAEIDASAEAERQPAVAWQP, encoded by the coding sequence GTGAAGTTCCTCGACGAAGCCAAGGTCTATGTCCGCTCCGGTGATGGCGGTCCCGGCTGCGTCTCGTTCCGGCGGGAGAAGTTCATCGAGTTCGGGGGACCGAACGGCGGCGACGGCGGCCGCGGCGGCGATGTCTGGGTGGAGTGCGTCGAGGGTCTCAACACCCTGATCGACTACCGCTACCAGCAGCACTTCAAGGCCCGGAAGGGCGAGCACGGCATGGGCTCGAACTGCCACGGCGCCAACGGCGCCGACGCGGTCCTGAAGGTCCCGGCCGGCACGCAGATCTTCGCCGAGGACGGCGAGACGCTGCTCGCCGACCTGACCGAGGTCGGCCAGAAGATCCGCCTCGCGAAGGGCGGCAACGGCGGCTTCGGCAACGCCTACTTCACCACCTCGACGAACCGCGCTCCGAAGCACGCCAATCCCGGCCAGGAAGGCCAGGAGATGTGGATCTGGCTGCGGCTCAAGCTGATCGCCGATGCCGGGCTCGTCGGCCTGCCGAATGCCGGCAAGTCGACCTTCCTGGCCAGCGTCACGGCGGCGAAGCCGAAGATCGCCGATTACCCGTTCACGACGCTGCATCCCGGGCTCGGCGTCGTGCGCTCGGACGGGCGCGAATTCGTCCTCGCCGACATCCCGGGCCTGATCGAGGGCGCGCACGAGGGCGTCGGGCTGGGCGACCGGTTCCTCGCCCACGTCGAGCGCTGCCGCGTGCTGCTGCACCTCGTGGACGGCACCACGGAGCATGCCGGCAAGACCTACAAGCTGGTTCGTGGCGAGATCGAAGCCTACGGCAACGGTCTGGCGGAGAAGCCCGAGGTCGTCGCCCTCTCGAAGGCGGATGCCCTCGACGCCGAGACCCTGAAGAGCCAGGTTGCCAAGCTGAAGCGGGCGGCCGGTCGTGCACCGCTGGTCCTGTCCTCCGCCAGCCGGAAAGGCGTGCCGGAGGCGCTTCGGGCGCTCCAGGCGGAAATCGACGCCAGCGCGGAGGCCGAGCGGCAGCCGGCCGTGGCTTGGCAGCCGTGA
- the proB gene encoding glutamate 5-kinase yields MIPVLEDFRRVVLKVGSALLVDRGAGRLRHAWLAALAEDIAELHARGVDVLVVSSGSIALGRTVLGLPSGALRLEESQGAASVGQITLARHWAEALGHHGIVAGQILVTPQDTEERRRYLNARATVLKLLEMRAVPVVNENDTVATSEIRYGDNDRLAARVATMIDADVLVLFSDIDGLYTAPPKSDPNAQHLPVVERITPEIEAMAGGPASELSRGGMRTKIEAAKIAASGGTHLVIADGRQKNPLRAVRDGARCTWFLSGSTPTAARKTWIAGSLEPRGSLTIDAGAVKALRGGASLLPVGVRAIEGSFSRGDAVVIRDGDGRVHGRGLVAYDSAEAALIIGHPSARIPELLNYPGRAWMVHRDDLALF; encoded by the coding sequence ATGATCCCCGTCCTCGAAGATTTCCGCCGCGTCGTCCTCAAGGTCGGGTCGGCCCTCCTCGTCGACCGGGGGGCCGGGCGTCTGCGGCACGCCTGGCTCGCGGCGCTGGCTGAGGACATCGCCGAGTTGCACGCGCGCGGCGTCGATGTCCTGGTCGTCTCCTCGGGCAGCATCGCGCTCGGGCGCACCGTGCTCGGGCTGCCCTCCGGAGCCTTGCGGCTGGAAGAGAGCCAGGGTGCGGCCTCGGTGGGGCAAATCACTCTGGCGCGGCATTGGGCCGAAGCGCTCGGTCATCACGGCATCGTCGCCGGCCAGATCCTCGTGACGCCCCAGGATACGGAGGAGCGGCGCCGCTACCTCAATGCCCGCGCCACCGTGCTCAAACTGCTCGAGATGCGCGCGGTGCCGGTCGTCAACGAGAACGACACGGTGGCGACGTCGGAGATCCGTTACGGCGACAACGATCGCCTCGCCGCCCGGGTCGCCACCATGATCGATGCCGACGTGCTGGTCCTGTTCTCGGATATCGACGGCCTGTACACGGCGCCGCCGAAAAGCGACCCGAACGCGCAGCATCTGCCGGTGGTCGAGCGCATCACCCCTGAGATCGAGGCGATGGCGGGCGGCCCGGCCTCCGAGCTGTCCCGCGGCGGCATGCGCACCAAGATCGAGGCGGCCAAGATCGCAGCCTCCGGCGGCACGCACCTCGTGATCGCGGACGGTCGGCAGAAGAACCCGCTGCGCGCCGTTCGGGATGGGGCTCGCTGCACGTGGTTCCTCTCCGGGTCCACGCCGACCGCTGCCCGGAAGACCTGGATCGCCGGCTCCCTCGAACCGCGTGGCAGCCTCACCATCGACGCGGGCGCCGTGAAGGCGCTGCGTGGCGGCGCGAGCCTCCTGCCGGTGGGCGTCCGCGCCATAGAAGGCAGCTTCTCCCGCGGCGATGCGGTGGTGATCCGCGATGGCGACGGCCGTGTCCACGGCCGCGGGCTCGTCGCCTACGACAGCGCGGAAGCCGCCTTGATCATCGGGCATCCCAGCGCGCGTATCCCGGAATTGCTCAACTATCCCGGTCGCGCCTGGATGGTTCATCGGGATGACTTGGCATTGTTCTAG